In a genomic window of Spirosoma agri:
- a CDS encoding type III pantothenate kinase has product MQIIVDIGNTDAVFGLYNQTSWQHIWRTPARRDESAASYEARLRLWLLEESVPLSSIKTTVLSSVVPDLTPTMRAMLTELFGLDPIVVGPGIYPLLPLEILRPHEIGADLVANALAAYTRYRKNCVVVDFGTALTFTTVSSEGKIIGVAIAPGLKTAIRSLFANTAQLPEVPIEVPASALGTSTTHAIQAGIVLGYEGLVRSLLERIRAELNGDCIAVATGGLSGRIPSLRDAFTDIIPSLTLDGVRLIGETVTESIQ; this is encoded by the coding sequence GTGCAGATTATCGTTGATATTGGTAACACCGACGCTGTTTTCGGCCTTTATAACCAAACCAGCTGGCAACACATCTGGCGAACCCCCGCCCGACGCGATGAATCGGCGGCCTCGTATGAGGCACGACTTCGGTTGTGGTTACTGGAAGAAAGCGTTCCGCTGAGCAGTATCAAAACGACCGTTCTCAGCAGCGTTGTCCCCGATCTGACACCGACCATGCGGGCGATGCTGACGGAGTTGTTTGGTTTAGACCCGATTGTCGTTGGACCAGGTATTTATCCCCTTTTGCCCCTTGAGATTCTGAGACCGCACGAAATCGGGGCCGATCTGGTAGCCAATGCACTTGCCGCGTATACGCGTTACCGAAAGAACTGTGTCGTCGTTGATTTTGGCACGGCGTTGACCTTCACCACCGTTTCGAGTGAGGGGAAAATCATTGGCGTAGCCATAGCGCCGGGGCTAAAAACAGCCATCCGGTCTTTGTTTGCCAATACGGCCCAGTTGCCGGAAGTACCCATTGAAGTACCCGCTTCAGCGCTTGGCACCAGTACTACGCACGCCATTCAGGCTGGCATCGTGCTGGGTTATGAGGGGCTTGTTCGTTCATTGCTGGAGCGAATTCGGGCCGAGCTCAACGGCGATTGCATTGCGGTGGCTACCGGCGGCCTATCGGGTCGAATTCCTTCCCTACGGGATGCCTTCACCGACATCATTCCCTCGCTGACACTGGATGGCGTGCGGCTGATCGGCGAAACCGTCACCGAATCGATTCAATAA
- a CDS encoding S41 family peptidase — protein sequence MKKQWKSLALAGALAGSLSLVAMKTDDRFFEIARNLDIYATLFKELNMYYVDEINPNRMVKTSIDGMLKALDPYTNFFAEDEIEDYMTMTTGRYNGIGALIGQRQNKSIVLMIYEGTPAEKSGLQIGDEILKIDGVDIKTRKDADTGKLLKGQTNTAVKLTVQRYGQKAPLDLTVSRDVVKMTNVPYYGMISEDVGYIDLKDFTATASREVRTAFQELKGKGMKKLVLDVRENPGGLLNMAIDICNIFIPKDSEVVTTKGKVTEWNKTYTALNTPLDLEIPIVVLTNSHSASAAEIVSGVIQDYDRGVLIGQRTYGKGLVQTTRELSFNTKLKITTAKYYIPSGRCIQAIDYSHRNADGSVGKIPDSLKTAFKTKAGRVVYDGGGVLPDVVTDAQTPTPIALSLTNKGLIFDYAVKYRQEHPTIKPAREFHLTDAEYQDFVKWSADKEYDYTTQVEKDLGTLEASAKKEKYFDQIQDQLKALKTKVSHSKDADMMTFKTEVRTLLEQEIAGHYYLQKGLKEASFATDPELKAALALFKDMGRYTSILKGGK from the coding sequence ATGAAAAAACAGTGGAAATCCCTTGCCCTTGCCGGTGCGCTAGCCGGAAGCCTGTCGTTGGTGGCGATGAAAACCGACGACCGCTTCTTCGAGATCGCACGTAACCTCGATATCTACGCTACGCTGTTCAAGGAGCTGAACATGTATTATGTCGATGAGATCAACCCAAACCGGATGGTGAAAACCAGCATCGACGGTATGCTGAAAGCCCTCGATCCGTACACGAACTTCTTTGCCGAAGACGAAATTGAGGATTACATGACCATGACCACCGGTCGTTACAATGGCATCGGTGCGCTGATCGGACAACGGCAAAACAAGAGCATCGTCCTCATGATCTATGAAGGCACCCCCGCCGAAAAGTCAGGGCTCCAGATCGGGGATGAGATTCTTAAGATCGATGGAGTCGATATAAAAACCCGCAAGGATGCCGATACGGGCAAACTGTTGAAAGGACAGACCAATACGGCAGTTAAGCTCACCGTTCAGCGGTACGGTCAAAAAGCGCCCCTCGACCTAACCGTCAGCCGCGACGTGGTGAAGATGACCAACGTGCCCTATTACGGTATGATTTCCGAAGACGTGGGCTACATCGATCTTAAGGACTTTACGGCAACGGCTTCGCGTGAAGTGCGGACCGCTTTTCAGGAACTGAAAGGAAAAGGCATGAAAAAGCTGGTGCTCGACGTTCGTGAGAATCCGGGTGGATTGCTGAACATGGCCATCGACATCTGCAATATTTTCATTCCGAAAGATTCGGAGGTGGTAACGACCAAAGGAAAGGTAACGGAATGGAACAAGACCTACACGGCCCTGAACACACCGCTCGACCTCGAAATTCCGATCGTTGTGCTCACAAACAGTCATAGCGCGTCGGCGGCTGAAATTGTGTCGGGTGTAATTCAGGATTACGACCGGGGCGTACTGATCGGTCAGCGGACGTACGGTAAAGGGCTGGTGCAGACAACGCGGGAGTTGTCGTTCAATACGAAGCTCAAAATCACGACGGCGAAGTATTATATTCCGAGTGGCCGCTGCATTCAGGCCATTGATTATAGCCACCGCAACGCCGATGGCAGCGTCGGTAAGATTCCGGATTCGCTCAAAACGGCTTTCAAAACCAAAGCAGGTCGGGTGGTGTACGACGGGGGTGGCGTATTACCCGACGTTGTCACCGATGCACAGACGCCAACGCCGATTGCACTGAGCCTGACCAACAAAGGGTTGATTTTCGATTATGCCGTGAAGTACCGTCAAGAGCACCCGACGATCAAACCCGCTCGTGAGTTTCACCTGACTGACGCTGAATACCAGGATTTTGTTAAGTGGTCCGCCGATAAGGAATATGACTACACGACACAGGTTGAAAAGGACCTCGGCACGCTGGAAGCCTCGGCAAAGAAAGAGAAATACTTTGATCAGATTCAGGATCAGCTAAAAGCCCTGAAAACAAAGGTTTCGCACAGCAAAGACGCGGACATGATGACGTTCAAAACCGAAGTCCGGACTTTGTTGGAGCAGGAAATAGCGGGTCATTATTACCTCCAGAAAGGGCTGAAAGAAGCCTCTTTCGCCACCGACCCCGAATTAAAAGCCGCACTTGCCCTCTTCAAAGATATGGGTCGCTATACGTCGATCTTGAAAGGAGGCAAATAA
- the tsaB gene encoding tRNA (adenosine(37)-N6)-threonylcarbamoyltransferase complex dimerization subunit type 1 TsaB has protein sequence MLLLSLDTSTAACSVALHKDGTLLGAYELFTERTSAAMLTTLLEQVVTHSGFALHQVDAIAVAKGPGSYTGLRIGVSTAKGLCFALDKPLLAVNTLVGMAEQIRAHYPANYRLCPMIDARRMEVYCALFDASGRELAPTSAQIIDEHSFGDWLAQSPVVFFGDGAAKCQAILGSTPTAIFPDQLIIPSARTIGKLATVAFEAGQFEDMVTFEPFYLKDFMAIKPKKAIF, from the coding sequence ATGTTACTTCTCTCGCTTGATACCTCGACGGCTGCCTGTTCTGTAGCACTCCATAAAGACGGCACGCTGCTGGGCGCTTACGAACTTTTTACTGAGCGCACATCAGCGGCCATGCTCACGACATTGCTTGAACAGGTCGTTACGCACAGCGGCTTTGCGCTGCATCAGGTCGATGCCATCGCTGTTGCCAAAGGTCCAGGTTCGTATACGGGTCTGCGCATTGGCGTATCTACCGCTAAAGGACTTTGCTTCGCCCTGGACAAACCCCTGCTGGCGGTCAATACGTTAGTCGGTATGGCCGAGCAGATTCGCGCGCATTACCCAGCAAACTACAGATTATGTCCCATGATCGACGCCCGGCGGATGGAGGTGTATTGCGCTTTGTTCGACGCGTCGGGTCGGGAGCTGGCACCAACCAGCGCCCAGATTATTGACGAGCACTCTTTTGGCGACTGGCTGGCCCAGAGCCCGGTCGTGTTTTTCGGTGATGGGGCGGCCAAATGCCAGGCAATTCTTGGCTCTACTCCAACGGCTATCTTCCCGGATCAGCTTATCATTCCCTCGGCCCGAACCATTGGCAAGCTGGCTACAGTAGCGTTTGAAGCGGGGCAGTTTGAGGATATGGTTACGTTCGAGCCTTTCTACCTGAAAGATTTCATGGCGATCAAGCCGAAAAAAGCCATTTTTTAG
- a CDS encoding ribbon-helix-helix domain-containing protein, with translation MAGEKKAFVLRIQPETLKELEGWAQEEFRSVNGQIEYLLNDALRKRKKRTKDVADNEPEPPADT, from the coding sequence ATGGCTGGAGAAAAAAAAGCGTTTGTGTTACGGATTCAGCCCGAGACGTTGAAGGAACTTGAAGGGTGGGCGCAGGAGGAGTTTCGGAGCGTGAACGGACAGATCGAGTACCTGCTGAATGATGCGCTTCGGAAACGGAAAAAACGGACCAAAGACGTAGCGGACAATGAGCCTGAACCGCCTGCCGACACATGA
- the rnpA gene encoding ribonuclease P protein component: MQQTFTKSERLCSKKVLGELFKKGSTTGSNQTVRTFYLFPFRVLYMPHSDPPAPDEPFLPAIVITVPKRIFKRAVDRNLIRRRVREAYRLNKSLLKPNQLSPAYIAFLYTAKQIISFEEIEKGMKLVLKKM; the protein is encoded by the coding sequence ATGCAGCAAACCTTTACCAAATCGGAGCGGCTTTGCAGCAAAAAAGTTCTGGGTGAGTTATTTAAAAAGGGTAGTACGACCGGGTCGAATCAGACTGTGCGGACGTTCTACCTTTTTCCGTTTCGGGTGCTCTACATGCCCCACTCCGACCCACCCGCACCCGATGAGCCCTTCCTCCCCGCCATCGTCATTACCGTACCAAAACGTATATTTAAACGGGCCGTCGATCGCAACCTGATCCGTCGGCGCGTCCGCGAAGCGTACCGGCTGAATAAGTCGTTGCTCAAGCCGAATCAGTTATCACCCGCCTACATTGCCTTCTTGTATACCGCTAAGCAGATAATTTCGTTTGAAGAAATAGAAAAGGGCATGAAATTAGTCCTGAAAAAGATGTAA
- a CDS encoding SPFH domain-containing protein — translation MQEKKLTSASGYLFLLVGLLCLALAALTLFMFVRDYGPIPALVLAAVGIFILKGIMVIYPNEGLAATFFGDYVGTIKQTGLQWVNPLYSKQKISLRARNLNGQMLKVNDKMGNPIEIAAVVVWQVSDTARALFDVDNYVNFVQIQSEAAVRFLASSHAYDNIEDEHETVTLRDNTGLINKFLEQELDERLSQAGVRVMEARISHLAYSPEIAGAMLQRQQATAVVSARKQIVEGAVGMVEMALNRLAEKGVVHLDEERKAAMVSNLLVVLCGEKSVSPIVNTGTLYQ, via the coding sequence ATGCAAGAGAAAAAGCTTACGTCTGCTTCTGGTTATTTGTTTTTGCTGGTTGGCCTGCTGTGTCTGGCCTTGGCCGCACTCACACTGTTCATGTTTGTTCGGGACTACGGACCGATACCCGCATTGGTACTGGCAGCAGTCGGTATCTTCATTTTGAAAGGCATCATGGTCATCTACCCGAACGAAGGATTGGCTGCTACTTTCTTTGGTGATTACGTCGGAACCATTAAACAGACGGGTCTGCAATGGGTAAACCCCTTGTACAGTAAACAGAAGATCAGCCTGCGCGCCCGTAACCTGAATGGGCAGATGCTGAAGGTGAATGATAAAATGGGTAATCCGATCGAAATTGCGGCCGTTGTTGTCTGGCAAGTATCCGATACCGCCAGAGCTTTGTTCGACGTCGATAACTACGTCAATTTTGTGCAGATTCAATCCGAAGCCGCCGTTCGGTTTCTGGCGAGTTCCCACGCTTACGACAACATCGAGGACGAACACGAAACGGTTACCTTGCGCGACAACACGGGCCTGATCAACAAATTTCTGGAACAGGAACTGGATGAAAGGTTGAGTCAGGCGGGCGTTCGGGTGATGGAAGCGCGTATCAGCCACCTGGCTTATTCGCCCGAAATTGCGGGAGCAATGTTACAACGTCAACAGGCTACGGCCGTTGTGTCGGCCAGAAAACAGATTGTTGAAGGGGCCGTCGGCATGGTCGAAATGGCGCTAAACCGGCTGGCCGAAAAAGGCGTTGTTCATCTGGATGAAGAGCGTAAAGCTGCGATGGTGAGCAATCTGCTGGTTGTCCTGTGTGGTGAAAAATCAGTTAGTCCGATCGTTAACACCGGAACCCTGTATCAATAA